The Lujinxingia vulgaris genome segment GTGGTCTCCGGGGGAAAGACATCGGGGCACTCTTGCATGAGCTGGTCGACCATCTGCTCAAAGTTCTCGGGCCGAAAGGCCTCGTCGAGCTCGGCGGGAAAGGCCATGGGCACCTCCGGGGAGGTGCGATCGATGAGCTTTGCGAGCTCGTCGTTATGCTCGCGCAGGGCGTCGCGCTCCTGGATGGCGCTGGCGAGGGATTTCTGGGTGAGCGCGAGCGTCTCCTCGCAAGATTGGCCGCTTTTGGCCGCGGCCTCCTGCAGCTTCGCCAGGGTCTCCTCGCCCGCGCCTTCGCCCGGAGGCCGGTCCGCCGCGTTATAAGCGATCATCGTCGGACCCTCGGCGGGCTCGGATGAGAAGAGCAGGAAGGGCAGGGCGCCGGACGTGATGCCGACCACAAAGACGATGAGGTAGGAGAGGTAGGTTCGCATCATGCTATCGCTCGGACATCGATGGGCGCAGAGACAGGCAGAATGATGAGGAGAGTAGCAGACGAAACGGGGGTGTGGGAGAGGGCGCGCGCGCGGGTTGGGATGGTCGAAGGTGGTCGTTTTGTGTGGGTCGTGTGTTCATAAAATGAACATGGTCTGTGCGTTTTGCGCAGAGACATGCAAATAACGACCTAAAATCAGCATGAAACCCACCTGGCATGTGTATTGCTGAAGGGCTTGCCACCCTGATTGAGGAGGTCGTCATGGAAGCCCTGAAACTACATCAAATCGTCGTTCAACTGCTTCTTTTACTCGTCCTGAGCGTGTTCGCGTTGGGCTGCGCTGCGGGCGGGCGCGTCGGTCTTAGCGCGACCCCTGCAGAAATGGGGAATCTTTCGAGTTATCAGGCCCACGGCGCCATTGAGTTGGGCGATGATCGCACGGGGGGATTTTTGGTCTTCCAGGAGCTTCGTGTGGGCATGAAGGGCCTGGGAATTGGTGGTGGGGTCAAGTTTCCCATCTATATCGAGACGGAGAAGCTGACCTTTTACGGGGCTCCGTCCCTGGGCTTTGTGGCAGGATATGTGGGCGATGAAGAGCGCTCCGGCCTCAACGTGCGTCTGGCGGTAGGACTTGCCGATCGCCAGCATAAAGGGGGTGGGGCTCTCGATCGTTTGTTCGGGTGGGACTACGACACCCGTACGATCAGCCTGGAGGTCTCGCAGGTCATGAACACCGAGCGGTTCATGCCGACGACGCTGGTGCTCAGCGTGGGGCGGTTGCGTTGAGGGTAGGAATGGGCAGTGGTTGCCGGGCTATCGCGGCCCCTTCGGCAGCGGGCGTTTCAGTCGCGGATAAGGGGGGCGGATTGTGTTGTGGAGACACAGAGATAAAAGCGACAAAGGGGAGGAGGGCTACGGAGGATGCTGGCAGTCCACGCGCTCGGAGGAGTCTTTGTGGCTACCGCATCCCGGGGGCAAGGAGTGGCCCCGAGCATCACCGCGCGGCTTGCCCTGAGCGCATGTGCCCCCGATACTCCCCCCGCGCTGGTGTCCGCCCCGTGAGGGGCTGGCGAGTAGCCGGGAGGAATCGGCCCATGATGGCGTGTGGGTCGGGGACTTTTGGCCAGAAGAGGGAACCCGGTGAGATTCCGGGGCTGCCCCGCAGCGGTAAGCAAGAACGAAGGCCACATGAAAGGCACTGGCTCTTTTAGAGTCGGGAAGCCGTGGCCGGTAGGAGGTGAGTCCCGAAGGTGGGGCTGCCGCGCTTGCAAGCCCGAAGACCTGCCCGCGCCGGGTGATCTGAGCGAAAAACGGACCCCGTACCGACCTTGATTCTCGCGGGAGATGGGCAGGTCGCCGCGCGCGCCCCTGGATGGGGGGTGCCACGGCTCTCTGTGCATCTTCGGCCTTCATACGACTTTGAGAGGCAGACCGATGCACAGCTCCAACGACATGCTCGACCCTCAGACCCTCGCCCCCGGTCAGGTGACCGAGGTGCAGCTCATTGAGATGGTCTTTCCGCAGCAGACCAACCACTACGGCACGCTCTTTGGCGGGCAGGCGCTGGCGTTGATGGATAAGGCGGCGTTTATCGTGGCGTCGCGTTACACGCGGCGCACGGTGGTGACGGCGTGCAGCGAGCGCTGTGATTTTCATGTGCCGGTGCGTCAGGGGCAGCTCGTGGAGCTGACCGCGCGGGTGGTGGAGACGGGGCGAACCTCGGTGACGGTGGAGGTCACGCTTGTGGCCGAGGATCTTTTGAGCGGGGATCGGCAGCCGGGCACGCAGGGGAAGTTCGTGATGGTGGCGCTTGATGCGCATGGGAAGCCGACGCGGGTGCCGGCGCTGGCGACATCGGCAGAGACCTCGATGTGAGGGGAGCCCCCCCGGGGCGGAGGCTTCGGAGCGAGGGGCAGGAGCTCCAAAAAAAGCCGGCCCCCCTGGCGGGGGCCGGCTCTGGCTGATGATGCGGCAGACGTGCCGAGCAGCAGGATCGGGGTGGTTCAGTCGCTGAGCTCGAAGTAGCGCTCGCGGCGAGTCTGGTTGCCCTGCTGATCGTAGACGGTGACGGTGATGGTGCCGCTGCTCACCGGGGTCTCAAGAG includes the following:
- a CDS encoding acyl-CoA thioesterase; this translates as MHSSNDMLDPQTLAPGQVTEVQLIEMVFPQQTNHYGTLFGGQALALMDKAAFIVASRYTRRTVVTACSERCDFHVPVRQGQLVELTARVVETGRTSVTVEVTLVAEDLLSGDRQPGTQGKFVMVALDAHGKPTRVPALATSAETSM